The sequence AGAAAAAGCGTCTGGGGTGGCGGCCTTGCCGCTAATTCCCAAAATCAGAGCCATAAAAAGGAAATAAAAAATTGCCGAGATTATCATTGACGCCCAAACCGCTTTTTTCAGAAGCTTTCCTTTTTTGTCGCCGAGCATCTCTTCTATTTCCGGGATCATAGTCGCGCCCCAGAGAGTAAAAAGCAGGGGTCCGTAAGGCAGGAAAAATTTGCCAAAACTGGCCGGCGTCAAGAAATTCCCAACGCGCCAAAGCTGGTGTCCGCCGGCCCAAATAATCAAAAGCGCAATGCCAAAAGCCGCCAAATCCACAAAGTCAATTTTAGCCAAAGGCCTGATGCCAAAATAGATAAAACAAGCGACAAAGGTATAATAGGCCAGGGTGTAAAACAATTGGTTTCCTCCGAATACGGGCTGGAGCAGATTGGTTAAAAACTCGCCTCCCATAATCAGGTAAATCAAAAGCGTGCCGAAAGAACCAACAGCCATGGAAGCCAAAGCCATTTTCTTTCCCCATTTGCCCAAGTGGAATTGGGCAAAACCGGGCAAGCGCATGAAATCAGGCGTCTTTAAAGCCACCTCGGCAAACATTAAATGTATCAGCAAAACGAGAGCGCCCAGAATTAAAAAATAACCGGAAGTTATCCAGATTCCGGCTTGGCTGGCGACATAAGGCAGGGTGAAAAACCCGGTGCCGATAATGACGCTGGTTAGAGTGGCAATCGCCACCAATAATTTTCTGGCGTCAGACATACCCCGTAGGAAATTAAATATTTTCCGTCATTTTTCTTAATCGACTGTTTATATGAAGTAAGGGATGTTTCATTTGATAAGAATTAAATTGAAAAGAAAATATTTGTTAATTATGTTTTTGAATTGATCTTTTAAGGTTTCTCTGAAAGATTAAAGTCATATGTCTTTAAATCTCTGGCTTGAAAAACAACGAAAACATAATCATTTCCTACGGGGCATATATTTATGATAACAGATTTTAGAAAGACAGCAAAAATAACGCAGGTTGAGTCTCGCACAATTTTTTATACTTGGCACTTTGGACAGAAAAAGGTTCCCCTGCCTCCCAGATTCACTCTTTTTATAGTTGTGCCGCATTTTGGGCATTTTTGCCCATTTTGGCGATAAACCAGGAAGTGCTCCTGGTATCGTCCCTTGCTGCCGTCGGGTTTGACATTGAAAACATCGCTTGCTCCTCCGTATTTAATCCCCTGCTTTAGAACCAGCAGGATTGCTTGCCGCAGTTTTTGAATCTCGTCAACGGTTAGGCCTTTGACCGGCCTGGCCGGATTAATTTTAGCTTTAAACAAGGCTTCGTTGGCGTAAATGTTGCCAATGCCGGCGATTTTCTCCTGATCCAGCAAAACCGTTTTAATCGGTTTTGAGCTTTTTTGGAAAATACTTTGGAGATACTCTGTTGAAAAATCTTTGGCAAAAGGCTCTGGGCCGTATCTTTTCAGTTCCGAATTAAGCTGATCCTCATTTGAAATCCTAATCCAGCCGAATTTCCTCATTTCATTGAAAAAGAGCTTGCCGCCGCTTAAAGAAATAATGACTCTGGTGGTCTTTGCCGGAAGCTCTTTTCCGGCAAAAGGGATCTCGTTTCTGAAAACCGCTTTCTCCCCTGCTTTTTTCGCCCAAATTAGCTGTCCGGAGAGTTTCAAATGCACCAGTAAGGATTTTTTGTTCGACAGCCTTATGATCAAGACTTTAGCTCGCCTGTCAACGGCTAAAATCTTTTGGCCAATGACCTGTTTTGGATTGTCGGGAAACTGTTTTTCTGACAAAACCTCAACACCGATGATTGTCTTCCCAACAATCGCCTTCTGTAAGTAACGTTTAATTGTCTCAACCTCTGGTAACTCTGGCATAAATTTTTCTGATTGTTCTTGCCCCGTACCATCCGAGTGAAACGAGGATTGGTTCGGGGTCTACTTCTGGCAGTTCAGGCATAATGATTGACGATATCACGAGTCGTTATGTTTGCGGAGTTTTATTTTCTTGGCGGTAGACAAAATAGGAATAAGCGAAAACGGCAAGCGAGTTTAAAATTACAGGGCCAATCACAAGCCAAAAACCGATTGGCGGAGGCAGAAAGATCCCGGCAAGGGCAATTAAGCCGCAGATTTTAAAGAGTTTTCCGCCTAGCTTGTGGGTTTTGTCCCAGACGGAATCCGAGCTCAATGTCCAGGGTGTTCTGATACCGATAAACCAGTTTCTTTTGGCATTCTCAACCATGATTCCCAGGTAAAAGAAAAATATTCCCATAGCCGCCGTCATAAGACCGGCCATATTGAACCTGAATCCGATGTTCCAGAGGACTGTCAATAAAAAGAGGGAAAACAGGAAGATGATTAAGAGGACGATGAAGCCGTCGTAGTATTTCCGGAAGTGCTGATAGTTTTCTTTTAAGGGGTCGATTTTGGGGAGAAAAACAAAGAGTCCGAAAAGAATCAGGGAAAGAACCGGCATTAAAAAAAGGCCCCAGAACTTTGGCAGGTAGCCATCAACTTCGCCTTTGATGTTCCAGTGCGAGGCGACTTTTTCGGGATAACATGGGATTTGATAGAGGGAGATAGCGATTATGAACGAAAAGCTGATAATTGCCAGAATTATGATATAACTTTTGCGCATTTTGGTTTATTTATATTTTTAAAAACTTTTCCAGAGCCAGGCGGCAGAGATTTTCGTGGCCGGGAAAGATTTTCTTTTCGGTAAAGTCTTCCAGCTTTAGGAATTCCATTTTCTCTCCTTCAGAACATTTGATTTTCTGGAAATTATCGTATTCTGCCCAGAAGATGTGGCGGGTGACCTTGCCTCCGGCTGGCAAAGAGTAACTCTCTTCAGTCAGAAAACTCAGGGATTTGGCTTGGTAGCCCGTTTCTTGTTTTAGTTCTCTGGAGGCAGCCTCGGGGGCGATCTCTCCAATGCGGATTTTGCCTCCGGGAAGGCACCAGTGATCGGGGAAAACAATATTGCTTTTATTGTCTCTTTTTTGCATAAGGATAGCGCCGTCTTTCCTGATTAGGACCACTCCGGCCGACCTAATTCCCTCTTCTTTGGCAAAACCGAGCTGGCCGATCAGCAAAAGGCTGAAAGCCGCCAGGGCAAAAGCTAACGGCCAATTTAGGCCAAAAAAACTGAGGCTCAAAATCAGTATTAAGGCCGCCAGCAAGGATCCGGAATGGATTGCCAGTTCCCGGCTGAGAAAGAATTCTAATTTCTTGGTTTGAACAGCGGTCTGATAGCTCAATTGGTCTAAAGGAACCCAGATGAAGATTGAAACGAGCTGGTAAACAAGGTCTACTAGGAATAAGGAAAGCCGGCCAGTCAGGAAAATTCGGCCAATCAAATTAAAGAAGTTCAGGGGAATGGTTAGGCGGAGGATTCTACTGCCAAAGCGGTCGGCCAGGCGGCCGACGATAATCAAAAGGATAAAAGAGGCGAAAAGCCCGGCCGAGGTGATTGAGCCCAAGAACTTATATGACCCTATCAACAGAAAGACATAAAAAGGCCAAGTAAGGCCGTAGAATCTGTCAATCAGCCCGGTGCCAAAAAACCCCAGGAACAATCTTGGCATTTGCCTGATCGGCAGATTTTCTTTGAGGGTTTTTAAGGAAATATCCGGAAATTTGAATTCGTATTTGTCAAAAAATAAGGGCAGGCCGGAAGCAATCAAAAAGACAAAGCCGAACAAATAGAGGCTGGTAAATCCTGAAGTTTGAATAATGACGCCACCAAGGACCGGTCCGGCAATGGTCGCCAGCTTTGAGACAAGATTGATTTTTGCCGAGTCTTTCCCAAAGGCAAGAGACTGGTCTGAGCCGACCACGCTCAGGTGGAACGGTAGCCAGTAAAGAGGGATGGCCAGGCCCCAGAGAACGGCAGCCGGAACCAAAAACAGAATATTTTTGCCGCTCAAGATCAAAAACAGAAAAAACAATGACCTGGAAATGGTTCCAGTAAAAGAGATTTTGTCTGATCCAAAGCGAGCCACTAGCCGGGCGGCCGGCAAAGTGAAAACAATAATCGTCAGGTCAAAAAGCAGGTAAAAGGCAAAGACCCAGACAAAACTGTGAGTTATTTTGAAAATATAAAGGGGAATGAAAATCCCGGCCAGAGAAAAACCGAAATCCAACAGGAAAACGCTGGTCAAAAGTCCGTTTATGCCCGAGAAAAGAGATTTTCTTTTCATGAACATATTTTAACACAAAATCACTTCTGTTCTAAGTTCCGGGTGGGGTTGTGTAACTTTGCGAAAGGTGACTGTCACCATTGCGAAAGGTGACTGTCACCATGATCGCTAAGAACAAATTTGTTCGTAAATTTTGAGTTTGGCGTGATTTTGAAAATTTTGATTTCCTGGCAGTTTACGTCAGCCAGAAAACTAGTAAGGCGATAAGAGAAAGAACTATTTCCAAAAAAACATTAGCTTTTGCTTTTCTTATATAGTCGTCAAGCCAGGAAAAATCAAAGGGATGGTTTTCGTAGACTGTCTTGCCATCAGGAAATTTAGTCAAAGGATAAAGCCAGTTTATCTGCGGTTCTTCGGATATTTCCTGGAGTCTTAGTCTGCAGAGCCAGAAACCGGTTTCGTCCAAGACCAGATGCAGCAGAAGACAGAGGAGAATCAGGACTTTGGCGGCTGTAGAAAAGTAGCTGCCAAATGGCAGGACAAAGCTCAGCCAGATGCCAAAAACGCCCAAAGGCGTGTGGGTGGCGAGATCGTGGTGAGATTTCTTGAGAAAAGAAGCAAAGACAATATCAAAGTCTAAAATTATGCTGCCGGCTAGAATCACCAAAGTTTCCGGGAAAGAAACATTAAAGCCAGCGAGTTCGGCCGACTTTACCAAAATATATGAAACAGCTAGGTGTCCCGGCGGAAGCATGTTATTTCAAGAAATCAATCGTGGTTAAGGCGTAGATTTTTGTTACTTCAAAAAGACTTTTTATCTCCACATACTCGTTTTTGCCGTGCATGCCATTTCCTTTGCAGCCGAAGTTGATTGCCGGAATCCCGTTTTTAATAAACATCCAGACGTCGCTCCAGGGTCCGGAACCCTCGGCATAAAGCTTTTTGTTCAGGACTTTTTCAGCATTCTTTTTTAAGGCTTGGACGATCGGCTCTTTCTCTTTGACAAAGACAGAGGGAACATAGACTATCGGCGTCAGCCTGTATTTGATTCCGGTTTTCCCGAGAATTATTTTCATCTTGCTTTCAATGGCTTTTTGGGTTATCCCCGGCAGAGTTCTAACATCTCCCAAGGCAGAGCAGTAATCAGGAACTATATTTATGGCTTTGCCGCCGCTGATTGTCGTCGGGAAAGTAAAGACGTTTTTTCTGCCCGGGAAAACAGGAAAGTTTTTGTCGGGAAGTTTCAGATCTTGCAAAGCGGCAATTGCCTTGGCCATTTCCAGGATCGCGTTTTTTCCTTCTTTTTTCTGTTCCCATTCGCGCGAGCCAGAATGGACAGCTTTGCCAAAAACCTCGAGTCTGAAACGGTAGCCGCCTCTGTTGCCGATAGTGATTTTATGACTGCCAGGTTCGCCAATAATTGCGGCGTCTCCAAGATAGCCTTTTTTAAGGAGGTAGCTGGTACCAAAGCCGGAGGCGGCCATCGGCTCTTCATCAACTACGAATTGAAGAAGGATATTTCCCTTAAGCTTATCCGCAAATTTTAAAATTGCTTTTGCCATGAAGACATAACAAGCAAGAGCAGATTTCATATCCAGAGCGCCTACGCCCCAAAGCTTTCCTTTTCTGATCAGGCCGGCAAAGGGATCGAAATCGTAGTTCCGGCTTGGGGAAATGGTATCCATGTGGCCATTAAAGATGATGGTTTTGCTTCCGCTGCCGAGCTGGCAGACAACATTCGGACGCTTGGGAGAAAGCCCCACCAATTTCGGCTTTAGGCCGACTGACTCGAGCTTTTTAAAGATAAGATCTGCCACTGCCAACTCAACTGGCTCATAAGGACTTGATTTGAGAGGGTCTTCGATATATGGATTGACAGAGTTTGTCTGGACCAGCTTCTGAAGAAAAGCAATCTGCTCGCTCTTTGTTCTGTCAATCTCTCTAATGATTTTTGACTTGATGTCTTTTGTCATCTTTTAAATTAGGATTTGAATTTGGCCGCGTGCCAGGGAGTAGAAATTCGACTTAATTTTCTATTCCGTCCCGCTAGAAACGGGATGGGACGAGCGACGAGAGTCGCTCGTCGTGTCGAATTTTCACTACCTGGCGTGGCCCCTGCCGAAATGAATAGTGGTCGGAATCAGGTATTTTTTAGACAAGAGTTCAATTTGTTGCTTAGCCGTGTCGTAGAACTTATAAAATTCTCCCGGCTGAAAGAAGATCTTTTTGAACTCGGGCAAGAGTTTGGGATAATTTTGTTTCAGAACCATTTCCACGCCCGTAAAGTTTCCGCCAATGGTGTTTAAGCTTTCGGTATGGACCTTGGCGATGCCCGCTTTCTTAAACTCCGGCAAGAGTTTTTCTGGATCGGTAAAATAGGGCCAAAAAGGCCCCATCATTGCTTCAACCTTAATGCCGTAGCTTACTAGTTTTTTGGCGGCTCCAAGCCGCGCCTTAACGCTGACAGAACCTGGTTCGCTCAATTTTCTCCAATTCTCGTCAAGGGTGGCGATGGTGAAACAAACTTCGGGGCTTTTTAGTTTTTTAAGCAAGTCGAGATCGCGTAGGACCAAGGCGGATTTGGTCATAATGACAACGGGGTTATCGTAGTTAATGAGAACCTCAAGAATTTGCCTCGTTAATTTGTATTTGGTTTCCAAAGGCTGGTAAGGGTCGGTGACCGTGCCGATGTAAATCTGCTGGCCGCGGAATTTCGGCGATTTCATTTGTTTTTCCAAAACCTCGGCAGCGTTCATCCTCACGTCAACAAAGCTTCCCCACGGTTCTTGGTGGCCGGTGAATCTTTTTATAAAACGACCATAGCAATAACGGCAAGCGTGAGCGCAGCCGACGTAGGGATTGATAGCAAAGCCCCCGCCGGGAAACCCGCATTTGCCAATAGCTGATTTGCATTGAATTTCTTTAATTTTCAGCTTTTGAGTCATATTTGCGAACAAAATTAATCGATAAACCTACGATCGTGAGTTTATCGGTTTATCCAAGAAAGGCGAGAAGAGCCATGATTCCGACACCGAGAATTATAAAAAATAATTGAGCTAAAGAGGATTTAAGTTGGACCTCGCGGTGAAGTTCCGGCAGCAAGTCTGATCCGGCGATGTAGAGGAAACCGCCGGCTGTCACCGGCAATAAAAATAAAGAAAAGTTATTGATCCTTGATCCGACAAAAAGAGTGATGACGGCTCCCAGAATAGCCGTCAGAGCGGTCAAGAAATTAAACAGAAGCGCTTTTCTTGGCGCAAAGCCGCCGTGGATAAGAACGCCGAAGTTGCCGATTTCCTGCGGGATTTCGTGGAAGATTACGGCCAGGCTGGTGGCTAGGCCGAGAGGCAGGCTGGTCATAAAACTGGCAGAAATAACCATGCCGTCGATCAGGTTATGGACAGCGTCGCCAATAAGAATCATGCCGGCAACAGCTTTTTTATGGTCAGGGCAGTCAATTTCGTGGCAATGCCGCCATCTTAAAAATCTTTCCAGAATAAAGAATAACAAGATTCCCAAGACAATTAAGAGAGACGGCAGCAGTCCGAACCCCAGCTCTTTGAAGGTTTCGGGCAAGAGATGGATGAGAGCGTCTCCGAAAAGGCCGCCAACTGCAAAGCTGACCATGAAAAGAGAAATTCTTTTTATTCTTTCTATGCCAAAGGAAAGGCTAAAAACCCCGACCAGGGAGATCAGGCTGACAACGGTAACGCTGATCAATGAATAGAGCCAAATCATTTTATATCTAATTCGTTTGAGAAATGATTCTTTTAATTTCGCTGTAAGGAAAGATTTTTCCCTGCTTCAAATATTCGGCAAAACTTAAGAGCAATTTTCCCATAATTTCAGTGCCTGCTTCATAATCTCCCGTTCCGGTGACAAGATGGGCTTTAAAAACGCGCGGGAAGTTTAAACTCATCCAATTCCAGTCCGTATGAGCCGTAATCAACCAACTTCCGTCATTCATTTCAAATATTCTTGCGTGAAGTCGTTTTATTCCGGGAGCAAGTTTGGTGAGAAGGAGCTTTTCGCTAAGCCGGAATATCTTAGACAGGAACTTGGCAATATAATACCAACCTGGGATAATGAAACCGGAGATGTTCATGACACAATTGAAGTCGGAAAGATGGGTTCCGGACATTATCGTATCAACATTAAAACCCATATCGTCAAAGATTTCCTTAAGTTGGCTGGTGGTCAACCGTCCCAGTTCTTTGTTTCTGTTTTTGAGGACGATGACGCGTTTGACAGGCTCTTTGCCAGAAAGCTCTTGGGCGACTGTCCTCGCTTCCGAGGGCAAGAGATCGTCTTTTTGAGAAATCTCTTCAGTATTCACGAGGGATATTTCCAAATCATAACCCCAGTAGCTTTTCTGGCTCGGACCGATAAGGTCGTCCCTTGATCTGATAATTGTATTGATTATTCCCATGTTGGCGGAGCTATACACTAATTATTTTAGCAAAAATAAACCCTTACGGCATTATGCTCAGCATTTTTTAGTGGCGATATTGGGTTTTTCGTTGCTTTGGGTTTTTTCCCGTTTCCAGGTTACTTTTAAAAACATTGTCATTTTCCTGGTTTTTACCTATCTGATAGATTTAGATAGTATTATTTCAACCGGTATAAATCATATATCGTTTCCTGAAACCAGAGAAATCATCATCGCTTTCAAGACGCGGCGTTTTAAAGAAATGGCTACCTTAGCCACGATTCATCATAAAAAGTTTAATCGTTTGCTCCTCCATAACTTTTCAGGGTTTTTTGTTTTTCTAGTTTTTTTTGCCGTTTCCATTTGCCGAAAGTATGATGGCGGCATCCTTGCTTTCGGAGCGATTCTTTTTCACTTTATTTTTGATATTGTCGACGATCTCTATCAGCTCGGCCACATAAAAAACTGGTTTTGGAGATGAGTTGGCTTTTGGAATATTTCTTGGTGGCCTTGACGGAATTAACCATGTTATATAGATGAAAGCGTCTCCGATCATTCTAGCAGTTTTCTTTAGCTAACGCATCTTTCACCCCGTACCAATTTTACTAGAGAATTATCCTGCGAAGTGCGCTTGCCGAATAGGCAACCCCCGTAATTGGGCGCAGCGCTTCGCTCCAGTTCGGGGTGCAGCTATTCGCTGCCCGCACTGCGCTAGAAGCGTATCGGTAAAATTGGTGCGGGGTTCACGCAAAAAAAGAGGGGCGGATTTGCTTTCCGCCCCACCCACACACAAAAAAAGTTGCTAACTGACGGATCCTCGCGGGACCTGTCGCCCGCAACTTGGACAGGTAATCACTGCCCCCTTTTGTCTTTTTCCCGCAGGCAGGGCAGACGGTATTAACCCGGTTAACCCGTTGCCGGCGAGGCTGAATTTTCAAGACAACCTGGATAGGCTCTGGCGGAGCGCTGTCGCATTCCGCACATCCTTTAGGAATGAGGTTGCAATCACTACAGGTATTTGTGGTAGCAGACATTTTTCCTCTCCATGATGTGATATATTTTCCCTACTGAAAGCGGGGTTGATAAAAATGTACTAAAAACCCCTTTGCGCCCCTAACCGGACTCGCCCGATCATCCGATCGGGCGTGGAGTCGAATGACTCCACGAACCTACTATAATGCCCCCACGGGGACTCGCCATATCATTCGATATGGCGCCCCGTCGAATGACGGGGCGAACTCGTGTTTCCAACTTGACCTACTCGCCGAAACTTTGCGCCGCTACGGGGACTCGAACCCCGGTTACTAGCTTGAGAAGCTAATGTCCTAAACCACTAGACGATAGCGGCTCTATACAAAGACTTCCAATGAAGTCTTTGTCGAGCTCGACAAGATTCCTGGAAGAAATCTTGTATAGAGCGCTACTCAGATTCTAAATTGAAAATTGAAAATTGTAAATTGGTTTAGGGCTGGTAATCAGGCGGGATCTGCCAGAGGTCGATAATATATTTGGCTAGGTTGTGGAACACGGGGATAGCAGAGTATTCGGCTGTTTTAGTTTCGGGATTGTCGAGCTTGACCAGGATCAGGAACTTTGGGCTGAAAGCTGGAGCAAAGCCGATAAAAGACTGGATGGTTTTGTCAGAGTAGCCTGATTTGTCTATCCCTAGAGAGGCCCAGGGAACCTGGGCGGTTCCGGTCTTGCCGGCGACAAAATACCCCGGCACTTTAGCTGCTTTGCCATAGCCGTTTTCGACAACGCTGGCCATCATCGAAACTACCTGGGCGCTGGTTTCTGAAGAAATGATGTTTCGCGAAAACTCGGGCAAGATTTCTTTAGCCAGGCCGTCTTTGTCAATAATCTTTTTAACGAGATGGGGTTTTGTTAATTTTCCGCCGTTGGCGATCGCCGAAAAAGCCCTGACCAGCTGGATCGGGGTCATCTCGATTCCCTGGCCAAAACTGGCGGTGGCAAAATTGATCTCATATCCCTTTTTGAACTCCTTGTTTTGGGAAAAAACCTCGCCTTGAACGTCGATGTTGGTCTTTTCAAAGAAGCCAAACTTCTTTAGATATTTTAAAAAAGGGCCTGATCCCAGCTGCTGATAGGCCCAGACCGCTCCGGTATTGATTGACTTTTCCAACACTTGAGTCATTGTCGTTTCTCCGTGAATGCGGTTGGCGTAATTGAAAATCGGGATTCTGCCGATTTTAACTACTCCTTCGTCAATGTAGGTTGTCTGGGGAGTAATTTTCTTTTCTTCAATAGCCGAGGCCATGGTGATGGGTTTGAAGACAGAACCGGGTTCAAAGATCTTCTGGACGGCGGAGTTTTGGAAAATGCCCCAATCTTTTTCCTGTTCGTAACTGTTCGGGTCAAAATTAGGATAATTTGCCAAGGCGACAATCTCGCCTGAGTCGGGCCTTAGAACAATGATCGTTCCCGAATCGATCTTCAAATCCTGCTTAGCCTTATTCAAAAGCCTTTCAGCTTCAAACTGGACCTGGTAATCCAGAGTCAAGACGAGATCGTTCCCTTTTCTGACTTCTTCGGGCAAAGAAAAAGAAAGCAGCAGGCCTTTTGATCCTTTTTCTCCTTCAAGGAGCCCCTGCTTTCCCTCGAGGGCTTCTTGATAATAGCTTTCCAGGCCGTATTGCCCCTGTTTATCAGAGTCGACAAAGCCGATAGTCTGGGAAGCAAGACTCCCTTGGGGAAAAGCCCTGACTCTTTCTTCGCCGACATAGACGCCGGCAAGACCCAGCCTCTCGAGCTTTTCTATTTCTGGCCCAGTTGCCTTATTCTTGACCAGCTCATAAAGGCTGTCATTAGCTAGTTTTTCCCGGACAAAAGATTCTTCCAGGTCGAGTATCCGGCTCAAGGCCGCGGCTGTCTTTTCTGGGTCTTTAATATCTCTCGGCGAAATATAGATGAAACTTCTGGCCTGGTTGGTAGCCAGTTTCTGGCCGCCGGCAAAAAAGATCTCTCCCCTTTCTCCCAAAACTTGGGAAAAGAACTTCTGCTGGCCTTGAGCCAAAGCTTGGTAGAATTTGCCTTTGAGAACCTGGATCGAAAACAAGCGACCGATAACGGTCGCTCCTAATAGAACCAGCACAATAAGAATTAAGTTTAGCCGGCGGTCATTCATTTTTTATTAAAAAACTATCTGGCAACCATGATTGTTCCCGGAGACCGGATAAAGGTCACTTCCCCCGTTTTCTCCAGGCCGA is a genomic window of bacterium containing:
- a CDS encoding ArgE/DapE family deacylase; the protein is MTKDIKSKIIREIDRTKSEQIAFLQKLVQTNSVNPYIEDPLKSSPYEPVELAVADLIFKKLESVGLKPKLVGLSPKRPNVVCQLGSGSKTIIFNGHMDTISPSRNYDFDPFAGLIRKGKLWGVGALDMKSALACYVFMAKAILKFADKLKGNILLQFVVDEEPMAASGFGTSYLLKKGYLGDAAIIGEPGSHKITIGNRGGYRFRLEVFGKAVHSGSREWEQKKEGKNAILEMAKAIAALQDLKLPDKNFPVFPGRKNVFTFPTTISGGKAINIVPDYCSALGDVRTLPGITQKAIESKMKIILGKTGIKYRLTPIVYVPSVFVKEKEPIVQALKKNAEKVLNKKLYAEGSGPWSDVWMFIKNGIPAINFGCKGNGMHGKNEYVEIKSLFEVTKIYALTTIDFLK
- a CDS encoding penicillin-binding protein 2; protein product: MNDRRLNLILIVLVLLGATVIGRLFSIQVLKGKFYQALAQGQQKFFSQVLGERGEIFFAGGQKLATNQARSFIYISPRDIKDPEKTAAALSRILDLEESFVREKLANDSLYELVKNKATGPEIEKLERLGLAGVYVGEERVRAFPQGSLASQTIGFVDSDKQGQYGLESYYQEALEGKQGLLEGEKGSKGLLLSFSLPEEVRKGNDLVLTLDYQVQFEAERLLNKAKQDLKIDSGTIIVLRPDSGEIVALANYPNFDPNSYEQEKDWGIFQNSAVQKIFEPGSVFKPITMASAIEEKKITPQTTYIDEGVVKIGRIPIFNYANRIHGETTMTQVLEKSINTGAVWAYQQLGSGPFLKYLKKFGFFEKTNIDVQGEVFSQNKEFKKGYEINFATASFGQGIEMTPIQLVRAFSAIANGGKLTKPHLVKKIIDKDGLAKEILPEFSRNIISSETSAQVVSMMASVVENGYGKAAKVPGYFVAGKTGTAQVPWASLGIDKSGYSDKTIQSFIGFAPAFSPKFLILVKLDNPETKTAEYSAIPVFHNLAKYIIDLWQIPPDYQP
- a CDS encoding MFS transporter, which encodes MKRKSLFSGINGLLTSVFLLDFGFSLAGIFIPLYIFKITHSFVWVFAFYLLFDLTIIVFTLPAARLVARFGSDKISFTGTISRSLFFLFLILSGKNILFLVPAAVLWGLAIPLYWLPFHLSVVGSDQSLAFGKDSAKINLVSKLATIAGPVLGGVIIQTSGFTSLYLFGFVFLIASGLPLFFDKYEFKFPDISLKTLKENLPIRQMPRLFLGFFGTGLIDRFYGLTWPFYVFLLIGSYKFLGSITSAGLFASFILLIIVGRLADRFGSRILRLTIPLNFFNLIGRIFLTGRLSLFLVDLVYQLVSIFIWVPLDQLSYQTAVQTKKLEFFLSRELAIHSGSLLAALILILSLSFFGLNWPLAFALAAFSLLLIGQLGFAKEEGIRSAGVVLIRKDGAILMQKRDNKSNIVFPDHWCLPGGKIRIGEIAPEAASRELKQETGYQAKSLSFLTEESYSLPAGGKVTRHIFWAEYDNFQKIKCSEGEKMEFLKLEDFTEKKIFPGHENLCRLALEKFLKI
- a CDS encoding radical SAM protein; protein product: MTQKLKIKEIQCKSAIGKCGFPGGGFAINPYVGCAHACRYCYGRFIKRFTGHQEPWGSFVDVRMNAAEVLEKQMKSPKFRGQQIYIGTVTDPYQPLETKYKLTRQILEVLINYDNPVVIMTKSALVLRDLDLLKKLKSPEVCFTIATLDENWRKLSEPGSVSVKARLGAAKKLVSYGIKVEAMMGPFWPYFTDPEKLLPEFKKAGIAKVHTESLNTIGGNFTGVEMVLKQNYPKLLPEFKKIFFQPGEFYKFYDTAKQQIELLSKKYLIPTTIHFGRGHAR
- the mutM gene encoding bifunctional DNA-formamidopyrimidine glycosylase/DNA-(apurinic or apyrimidinic site) lyase, whose protein sequence is MPELPEVETIKRYLQKAIVGKTIIGVEVLSEKQFPDNPKQVIGQKILAVDRRAKVLIIRLSNKKSLLVHLKLSGQLIWAKKAGEKAVFRNEIPFAGKELPAKTTRVIISLSGGKLFFNEMRKFGWIRISNEDQLNSELKRYGPEPFAKDFSTEYLQSIFQKSSKPIKTVLLDQEKIAGIGNIYANEALFKAKINPARPVKGLTVDEIQKLRQAILLVLKQGIKYGGASDVFNVKPDGSKGRYQEHFLVYRQNGQKCPKCGTTIKRVNLGGRGTFFCPKCQV
- a CDS encoding SdpI family protein → MRKSYIIILAIISFSFIIAISLYQIPCYPEKVASHWNIKGEVDGYLPKFWGLFLMPVLSLILFGLFVFLPKIDPLKENYQHFRKYYDGFIVLLIIFLFSLFLLTVLWNIGFRFNMAGLMTAAMGIFFFYLGIMVENAKRNWFIGIRTPWTLSSDSVWDKTHKLGGKLFKICGLIALAGIFLPPPIGFWLVIGPVILNSLAVFAYSYFVYRQENKTPQT
- a CDS encoding ZIP family metal transporter gives rise to the protein MIWLYSLISVTVVSLISLVGVFSLSFGIERIKRISLFMVSFAVGGLFGDALIHLLPETFKELGFGLLPSLLIVLGILLFFILERFLRWRHCHEIDCPDHKKAVAGMILIGDAVHNLIDGMVISASFMTSLPLGLATSLAVIFHEIPQEIGNFGVLIHGGFAPRKALLFNFLTALTAILGAVITLFVGSRINNFSLFLLPVTAGGFLYIAGSDLLPELHREVQLKSSLAQLFFIILGVGIMALLAFLG
- a CDS encoding aromatic amino acid transport family protein, encoding MSDARKLLVAIATLTSVIIGTGFFTLPYVASQAGIWITSGYFLILGALVLLIHLMFAEVALKTPDFMRLPGFAQFHLGKWGKKMALASMAVGSFGTLLIYLIMGGEFLTNLLQPVFGGNQLFYTLAYYTFVACFIYFGIRPLAKIDFVDLAAFGIALLIIWAGGHQLWRVGNFLTPASFGKFFLPYGPLLFTLWGATMIPEIEEMLGDKKGKLLKKAVWASMIISAIFYFLFMALILGISGKAATPDAFSGLKPFLGQGIAGLGFLLGIITIFTSFAAIGITLEKVFRYDFKIPKNLAFLLVTGVPLVLFSLGMRNFLEIIGLVGGVMMGIEGILILLMYKKVHPKRSWVYPLILIFLGGIIYQIIYFVK